One stretch of Oncorhynchus keta strain PuntledgeMale-10-30-2019 chromosome 16, Oket_V2, whole genome shotgun sequence DNA includes these proteins:
- the LOC127908058 gene encoding homeobox protein HMX1-like — MHDKATDTQASTPSKVSSFYIENLLGSRKNGESTYINGQVNYNNNSQYSSRTAEESMERNEMVYPSSRVLAGHPSQVAGQVAACSGLGAEGSPRRDSQLERNRGAAAVNVKPLSLKRSNNPNEDSRCSDDRCCSHSASDRDSVSSAVSEEPTEGSDKTGRKTADSSLTDDNDETQNAFDDQSDPEAPLDPSSIRKKKTRTVFSRSQVFQLESTFDMKRYLSSSERAGIAASLQLTETQVKIWFQNRRNKWKRQMAADQETVNVSHSSQRIVRVPILYH; from the exons ATGCACGACAAGGCGACAGACACTCAGGCTTCGACACCGTCAAAAGTCTCCTCGTTTTACATCGAAAACCTACTCGGCTCGAGGAAGAATGGAGAGTCAACGTATATCAACGGACAGgtcaactacaacaacaacagccagtATAGTAGCAGGACCGCGGAGGAGAGTATGGAGCGGAATGAGATGGTCTACCCATCTAGCCGAGTCTTAGCGGGACATCCCAGCCAAGTGGCCGGTCAAGTGGCAGCCTGCTCCGGCCTCGGCGCCGAGGGTTCCCCCCGGAGAGACTCGCAGTTAGAACGGAACAGAGGAGCCGCAGCCGTTAACGTCAAACCACTCAGTCTCAAAAGGTCCAACA ATCCCAACGAGGACAGTAGATGCTCAGATGACCGTTGCTGCTCCCACTCAGCCAGCGACCGAGACTCCGTCTCTTCCGCCGTGTCAGAAGAACCCACTGAAGGCAGCGACAAAACGGGACGGAAAACGGCAGACAGCAGCCTGACCGACGACAACGACGAGACGCAGAACGCCTTTGACGATCAGTCGGACCCGGAAGCCCCTCTGGACCCGAGCTCTATCCGGAAGAAGAAAACTAGAACCGTTTTCAGTCGGAGTCAGGTGTTTCAGTTGGAGTCGACGTTCGATATGAAACGGTACCTGAGCAGTTCTGAACGGGCAGGTATCGCGGCCTCTCTCCAGCTGACGGAAACGCAGGTGAAAATCTGGTTCCAGAATCGACGGAACAAATGGAAGAGACAGATGGCCGCGGATCAAGAGACCGTAAACGTTTCCCACTCGTCCCAACGGATAGTCCGAGTTCCGATTCTATATCACTAA